One stretch of Actinacidiphila sp. DG2A-62 DNA includes these proteins:
- a CDS encoding LCP family protein, which translates to MNDANPRWHHAEGGPDDERDPYAQDPYYQQQHYGYDAYGRPVQAPPPPQQQEYGDPYYGQGRPDGWIPQQSQPQQPYYGQDQGGRIPQQQGYDTGQHPLYDTGVQPPLYDTGRQAPVYDTGQQPPVYDTGQQAPVYDTGRQAPVYGTGGPTAYDTGVQSPVYDTGQHAGYDTGQHPAQDLRQGPASGAAPGAARVRDPEAPREYQTEQFSFVDEESEESEEVIDWLKFSESRTERREEAKRRGRNRKAGLVVVLVLALLGGAGYLWQAGKIPGLGKTKATATTAGGSQKRDVIVVHLLPVGGGPSSTALLVDNATKGRGTTVLIPNNVQLTGDDGNVTTLDKSVADGVGPTRDGLNTLLGTDIKGSWRLDTPYLELLVDSVGDIYVDTNATVKGTGKDSGKTLVAQGKQQDLTGQAAVAYATYRAPGESETDQLSRFGQVMQAVLKKMPSDAADATRTVQGLAQILDPSLTEKQLGASLAALAELAKTGAYDTAMLPVQKDGSLSTQATDSVVRDVLGGTVKTPTGAAAQPRVEIKDASGSAKSAAMAQAAIVNGGSYSYVPGGKATGTQSTSTISYADAAQLAAAKDVAATLGLPAGSVRKGTVPSNADILVVLGKDYTPQTSQ; encoded by the coding sequence GTGAACGACGCAAACCCCCGTTGGCACCACGCCGAGGGCGGTCCAGACGACGAGAGAGACCCTTACGCGCAGGACCCCTACTACCAGCAGCAGCACTACGGTTACGACGCGTACGGCCGGCCGGTGCAGGCGCCGCCCCCGCCGCAGCAGCAGGAGTACGGCGACCCGTACTACGGGCAGGGCCGGCCCGACGGGTGGATCCCGCAGCAGTCCCAGCCGCAGCAGCCGTACTACGGCCAGGACCAGGGCGGCCGCATCCCGCAGCAGCAGGGCTACGACACCGGGCAGCACCCGCTGTACGACACCGGCGTCCAGCCGCCCCTCTACGACACCGGCCGGCAGGCGCCCGTCTACGACACGGGGCAGCAGCCGCCCGTCTACGACACCGGACAACAGGCGCCCGTGTACGACACGGGCCGGCAGGCCCCGGTGTACGGCACGGGCGGCCCCACGGCCTACGACACCGGGGTGCAGTCCCCGGTCTACGACACCGGACAGCACGCCGGGTACGACACCGGGCAGCACCCGGCACAGGACCTGCGCCAGGGACCGGCGTCCGGCGCCGCGCCCGGCGCGGCCCGGGTGCGCGACCCGGAGGCGCCGCGCGAGTACCAGACCGAGCAGTTCTCCTTCGTCGACGAGGAGTCGGAGGAGTCCGAGGAGGTCATCGACTGGCTGAAGTTCTCCGAGTCGCGGACCGAGCGCCGCGAGGAGGCCAAACGGCGCGGCCGCAACCGGAAGGCCGGCCTGGTCGTCGTCCTGGTCCTGGCGCTGCTCGGCGGTGCGGGATACCTGTGGCAGGCCGGCAAGATCCCCGGCCTGGGAAAGACCAAGGCCACGGCGACGACCGCCGGCGGCAGCCAGAAGCGCGACGTGATCGTGGTCCACCTGCTGCCGGTCGGCGGCGGCCCCAGCTCCACCGCGCTGCTCGTGGACAACGCCACCAAGGGCCGCGGCACCACCGTGCTGATCCCCAACAACGTCCAGCTCACCGGCGACGACGGCAACGTCACCACCCTCGACAAGTCCGTCGCCGACGGCGTCGGCCCCACCCGCGACGGGCTCAACACCCTGCTCGGCACCGACATCAAGGGCAGCTGGCGGCTCGACACCCCGTACCTGGAACTGCTCGTGGACTCCGTCGGCGACATCTACGTCGACACCAACGCCACGGTGAAGGGCACCGGCAAGGACAGCGGCAAGACGCTGGTCGCCCAGGGCAAGCAGCAGGACCTGACCGGGCAGGCCGCGGTCGCGTACGCCACGTACCGGGCGCCCGGGGAGTCCGAGACCGACCAGCTCAGCCGCTTCGGGCAGGTCATGCAGGCGGTGCTGAAGAAGATGCCCAGCGACGCCGCGGACGCCACCAGGACCGTGCAGGGCCTGGCCCAGATCCTCGACCCCTCGCTGACCGAGAAGCAGCTCGGCGCGTCGCTGGCGGCGCTCGCCGAGCTGGCGAAGACCGGCGCCTACGACACCGCCATGCTGCCGGTGCAGAAGGACGGCTCGCTCAGCACCCAGGCCACCGACAGCGTGGTCAGGGACGTGCTCGGCGGCACCGTCAAGACGCCCACCGGCGCCGCGGCCCAGCCGCGCGTGGAGATCAAGGACGCCAGCGGCTCGGCGAAGTCCGCCGCGATGGCCCAGGCCGCGATCGTCAACGGCGGCTCGTACTCCTACGTGCCCGGCGGCAAGGCGACCGGCACCCAGAGCACCTCCACGATCAGCTACGCCGACGCCGCGCAGCTGGCCGCCGCCAAGGACGTCGCCGCGACCCTGGGCCTGCCGGCCGGCAGTGTGAGGAAGGGCACGGTCCCGTCCAACGCCGACATCCTGGTCGTCCTCGGCAAGGACTACACACCGCAGACGAGCCAGTAG
- the nadD gene encoding nicotinate-nucleotide adenylyltransferase — translation MTARQPEPPPPSRPGKQRIGVMGGTFDPVHHGHLVAASEVASLFHLDEVVFVPTGKPWQKEERRVSPAEDRYLMTVIATASNPQFSVSRSDIDRGGRTYTIDTLRDLRREHPDADLFFITGADALAQIFSWRDAEELFSLAHFIGVTRPGHTLSDPGFPDGGVSLVEVPALAISSTDCRQRVAKGDPVWYLVPDGVVRYIDKRALYRDATG, via the coding sequence GTGACGGCCAGGCAGCCCGAGCCGCCGCCCCCGAGCAGGCCGGGGAAGCAGCGCATCGGCGTGATGGGCGGCACCTTCGATCCCGTCCATCACGGGCACCTGGTGGCCGCCAGCGAGGTGGCCAGCCTGTTCCACCTCGACGAGGTGGTGTTCGTGCCCACCGGCAAGCCCTGGCAGAAGGAAGAGCGCAGGGTGTCCCCGGCCGAGGACCGCTATCTGATGACGGTCATCGCCACCGCGTCGAACCCGCAGTTCTCGGTCAGCCGCAGCGACATCGACCGCGGCGGCCGCACGTACACCATCGACACCCTGCGCGACCTGCGCCGCGAGCACCCCGACGCGGACCTGTTCTTCATCACCGGCGCCGACGCCCTCGCGCAGATCTTCTCCTGGCGGGACGCCGAGGAGCTGTTCTCGCTGGCTCATTTCATCGGGGTCACACGTCCAGGGCATACGCTGTCGGACCCGGGCTTCCCCGACGGCGGCGTGTCGCTGGTCGAGGTGCCCGCGCTGGCCATCTCCTCCACCGACTGCCGCCAGCGGGTGGCCAAGGGGGACCCGGTCTGGTACTTGGTTCCGGACGGTGTGGTGCGCTACATCGACAAACGCGCGCTGTACCGGGACGCCACCGGGTAG
- a CDS encoding M48 family metallopeptidase, with protein sequence MSGSEEPKDPAAESVSTEKHLPGRTRRRFQGISSRAYEHPADKSALVALRKLTGFDTVFKALSGLLPERSLRLLFLSDSVRVSDEQFPHLNAMLRDACWILDLEKVPNLYVTQDPKPNAMCIGMDEPIIVVTTGLVELLDEEEMRAVIGHEVGHALSGHSVYRTILLFLTNLALRVAWIPLGNLAVLALVTALREWFRKSELSADRAGLLVGQDLQASMRGLMKLAGGNHLHEMNVDSFLKQADEYEAAGDLRDSVLKILNVLPRSHPFTTVRAAELRTWAASRDYQRLMDGHYPQRSADKDASVSDAFKESAGHYADTVKQSKDPLFGLIRDISNGAGEFGGKLRDRFTGAGRGAEQGPEGDEAGGAAPA encoded by the coding sequence ATGTCCGGATCGGAAGAACCGAAGGACCCGGCGGCGGAGAGCGTCAGCACCGAGAAGCACCTGCCGGGACGCACCCGCAGGCGCTTCCAGGGCATCTCCTCGCGCGCCTACGAGCACCCGGCGGACAAGTCGGCCCTGGTGGCGCTGCGCAAGCTGACCGGATTCGACACCGTCTTCAAGGCGTTGAGCGGGCTACTGCCCGAGCGGAGCCTGCGGCTGCTGTTCCTGTCCGACTCGGTGCGGGTCAGCGACGAGCAGTTCCCGCATCTGAACGCGATGCTGCGGGACGCCTGTTGGATCCTGGACCTGGAGAAGGTCCCCAACCTGTACGTCACGCAGGACCCCAAGCCGAACGCGATGTGCATCGGCATGGACGAGCCGATCATCGTGGTGACCACCGGCCTGGTCGAGCTGCTGGACGAGGAGGAGATGCGCGCGGTCATCGGCCACGAGGTCGGCCACGCGCTGTCCGGGCACTCCGTCTACCGCACGATCCTGCTGTTCCTGACGAACCTGGCGCTGCGGGTGGCGTGGATCCCGCTGGGCAATCTGGCGGTGCTGGCGCTGGTCACCGCGCTGCGCGAGTGGTTCCGCAAGTCGGAGCTGTCGGCGGACCGGGCCGGCCTGCTGGTCGGCCAGGACCTCCAGGCGTCCATGCGCGGCCTGATGAAGCTGGCCGGCGGCAACCACCTGCACGAGATGAACGTCGACTCGTTCCTGAAGCAGGCCGACGAGTACGAGGCGGCCGGCGACCTGCGCGACTCGGTGCTCAAGATCCTGAACGTACTGCCGCGCAGCCACCCGTTCACCACCGTGCGCGCCGCCGAGCTGCGCACATGGGCCGCCTCGCGGGACTACCAGCGGCTGATGGACGGCCACTACCCGCAGCGCAGCGCCGACAAGGACGCGTCGGTCTCCGACGCGTTCAAGGAGTCCGCGGGCCACTACGCCGACACGGTGAAGCAGAGCAAGGACCCGCTGTTCGGCCTGATACGCGACATCTCGAACGGCGCCGGGGAGTTCGGCGGCAAGCTGCGCGACCGCTTCACCGGCGCCGGCCGCGGCGCCGAGCAGGGCCCGGAGGGCGACGAGGCCGGCGGCGCCGCCCCGGCCTGA
- a CDS encoding SCO2583 family membrane protein, which yields MSGSGDPPEGAPEGTPGGGEDEYRSVVFDESFVKAARIQEFSARERLGAGTGAPRAVRIRHVLPGGLARQAAALVILIVLAFGFAIYMGVRHPYKADTPAAGEPLRANVIPLVPPGEVPAVPPSAPFRGSRAATYAVGARGIVDPPDVHREGGFAESEVVAALDIVRKYLTATSLNPRAVADGDVGAVRDLLDPGQVDQFDASLSKPAEDGEHEATGWLVRFDPAQQVSVVPGDIRVNGTMDPQETDDAQLEVTSDHTFVYALRGPGHSAVSLFTVRRKLRFRFDHQQIQQGHVQVVQADVSAGPLACESEAQSGFRPILAGGRAPGGVVGADPYDHRLPVGAVCGVLATAAPALTAG from the coding sequence ATGAGCGGGTCTGGAGACCCTCCCGAGGGCGCCCCGGAGGGCACCCCGGGAGGCGGTGAGGACGAGTACCGATCCGTCGTCTTCGACGAATCGTTCGTGAAGGCTGCGCGGATCCAGGAGTTCTCCGCGCGCGAGCGCCTGGGGGCCGGGACGGGCGCGCCGCGTGCGGTGCGCATCCGCCATGTGCTGCCCGGCGGCCTGGCGCGTCAGGCCGCCGCGCTGGTGATACTGATCGTGCTGGCCTTCGGTTTCGCGATCTACATGGGCGTGCGGCATCCCTACAAGGCCGACACCCCAGCGGCCGGCGAGCCGCTGCGGGCGAACGTGATCCCGCTCGTGCCGCCCGGCGAGGTGCCCGCGGTGCCGCCCTCCGCCCCCTTCCGCGGCAGCAGGGCGGCGACCTACGCGGTGGGCGCCCGGGGCATCGTCGACCCGCCGGACGTGCACCGCGAGGGCGGCTTCGCCGAGAGCGAGGTGGTGGCCGCCCTGGACATCGTCAGGAAGTACCTCACCGCGACCTCGCTGAACCCCAGGGCGGTGGCCGACGGCGACGTGGGGGCGGTGCGCGACCTGCTCGACCCCGGACAGGTCGACCAGTTCGACGCCAGCCTCAGCAAGCCCGCCGAGGACGGCGAGCACGAGGCCACCGGCTGGCTGGTGCGCTTCGACCCGGCCCAGCAGGTCTCCGTGGTCCCCGGCGACATCCGGGTGAACGGCACCATGGACCCGCAGGAGACCGACGACGCGCAGCTGGAGGTCACCTCCGACCACACCTTCGTCTACGCGCTGCGCGGCCCGGGCCACTCCGCGGTGTCGCTGTTCACCGTCCGGCGCAAGCTGCGCTTCCGCTTCGACCACCAGCAGATCCAGCAGGGGCACGTCCAGGTCGTGCAGGCCGACGTCTCGGCCGGGCCGCTGGCCTGCGAATCCGAGGCGCAGAGCGGCTTCCGGCCGATCCTGGCGGGGGGCCGCGCGCCCGGCGGCGTGGTGGGCGCCGATCCGTACGACCACCGGCTGCCGGTCGGCGCGGTGTGCGGCGTGCTCGCCACCGCGGCCCCCGCCCTCACCGCCGGCTGA
- a CDS encoding SCO2583/SCO2584 N-terminal domain-containing protein, which produces MPDDDEFASVVLDEDFVRSALFHEPTATERMLAVAEGPALPPGRPGRHPRESRVVPELDDDTALESDELYAAGHPYRGSSTRWHRPVAWALAVVMGIGVVALTFAAVYRGAGNARPSIPPPSTGPVGTTHVPPVASTPLP; this is translated from the coding sequence ATGCCGGACGATGACGAGTTCGCCTCCGTAGTCCTCGACGAAGATTTCGTACGGTCCGCCCTGTTCCATGAGCCCACGGCCACGGAACGGATGCTTGCCGTCGCCGAAGGTCCCGCGCTCCCGCCCGGCAGGCCCGGACGGCACCCCCGCGAGTCCCGCGTCGTGCCCGAACTGGACGACGACACCGCACTGGAATCCGACGAGCTGTACGCGGCCGGCCACCCCTACCGCGGCAGCAGCACCCGCTGGCACCGGCCGGTCGCCTGGGCGCTCGCGGTGGTGATGGGCATCGGCGTCGTCGCCCTGACCTTCGCCGCCGTCTACCGCGGGGCCGGGAACGCCCGGCCCAGCATCCCGCCGCCGAGCACCGGCCCGGTGGGCACCACCCATGTGCCGCCCGTCGCCAGCACCCCGCTGCCCTGA
- a CDS encoding glutamate-5-semialdehyde dehydrogenase — protein MTHPELPSPLPKSPVMLAAYRARAAAADLAPLPRAAKDDALLAIADALIVRTQEIVAANAEDVERARAAGTSEAIIDRLTLTRERVAAIAADVRHVASLPDPVGEVLRGSTLPNGLDLRQVRVPLGVVGIVYEARPNVTVDAAALCLKSGNAVLLRGSSSAYASNTALVTVLRDAVGGAGLPADAVQLVPGESRQSVTELMRARGMVDVLIPRGGASLIRSVVEGSTVPVIETGTGNCHVYVDAQADLDMAVEILVNSKAQRPSVCNAAETLLVHQDIAEEFVPRALAALADAGVTVHADTRVAAIAEASGSKATVVAATAEDWEAEYLSYDIAAGVVDSLEAAVEHIRLWSSGHTEAIVTSSQPAARRFTQLVDAAAVMVNASTRFTDGGQFGFGAEIGISTQKLHARGPMGLPELTSTKYVVTGDGHIR, from the coding sequence ATGACCCACCCGGAGCTGCCGTCGCCCCTGCCGAAGTCGCCCGTGATGCTCGCGGCCTACCGCGCCCGCGCCGCCGCCGCCGACCTGGCCCCGCTGCCCCGCGCCGCCAAGGACGACGCCCTCCTGGCCATCGCGGACGCGCTGATCGTGCGCACCCAGGAGATCGTCGCGGCCAACGCCGAGGACGTCGAGCGGGCCCGCGCGGCCGGCACCAGCGAGGCGATCATCGACCGGCTGACCCTGACCCGCGAGCGGGTCGCCGCGATCGCCGCCGACGTGCGGCACGTCGCCTCGCTGCCGGACCCGGTCGGCGAGGTGCTGCGCGGCTCCACCCTGCCCAACGGCCTCGACCTGCGGCAGGTCCGGGTGCCGCTCGGCGTCGTCGGCATCGTCTACGAGGCCCGGCCGAACGTCACGGTGGACGCCGCCGCGCTCTGCCTGAAGTCCGGGAACGCGGTGCTGCTGCGCGGCTCCTCCTCCGCCTACGCCTCGAACACCGCCCTGGTCACCGTGCTGCGCGACGCGGTCGGCGGCGCCGGGCTGCCCGCCGACGCGGTGCAGCTGGTGCCGGGCGAGTCCCGCCAGTCGGTCACCGAGCTGATGCGCGCCCGCGGCATGGTCGACGTGCTGATCCCGCGCGGCGGCGCCTCCCTCATCCGCTCGGTGGTCGAGGGCTCCACCGTCCCGGTCATCGAGACCGGCACCGGCAACTGCCACGTCTACGTCGACGCCCAGGCCGACCTGGACATGGCCGTGGAGATCCTGGTCAACTCCAAGGCGCAGCGGCCCAGCGTGTGCAACGCCGCCGAGACGCTCCTGGTGCACCAGGACATCGCGGAGGAGTTCGTGCCCCGGGCGCTGGCCGCGCTCGCCGACGCCGGCGTCACCGTGCACGCCGACACCCGGGTGGCGGCGATCGCCGAGGCGTCCGGCAGCAAGGCGACGGTGGTGGCGGCCACCGCCGAGGACTGGGAGGCCGAGTACCTCTCCTACGACATCGCCGCCGGCGTGGTGGACTCGCTGGAGGCCGCGGTGGAGCACATCCGGCTGTGGTCCTCCGGTCACACCGAGGCCATCGTGACCTCCTCGCAGCCCGCCGCCCGCCGCTTCACCCAGTTGGTCGACGCGGCGGCCGTGATGGTGAACGCCTCGACCCGCTTCACCGACGGCGGCCAGTTCGGCTTCGGCGCGGAGATCGGCATCTCCACCCAGAAGCTGCACGCGCGCGGTCCGATGGGCCTGCCGGAGCTGACCTCCACCAAGTACGTCGTCACCGGCGACGGCCACATCCGCTGA
- the proB gene encoding glutamate 5-kinase, which produces MVAARRVVVKVGSSSLTTAAGGLDADRVDALVDVLAKARGAREVVLVSSGAIAAGLAPLGLDRRPRDLARQQAAASVGQGLLVARYTASFARYGIRVGQVLLTSDDVSRRAHYRNAYRTLDQLLSMGALPVVNENDTVATDEIRFGDNDRLAALVAHLVRADLLVLLSDVDGLYDGDPRTPGARRIAEVRGPADLDGVSIGSAGRAGVGTGGMVTKVEAAGIAAGAGVPVVLTSAVHAADALAGRPTGTYFHRTGKRGADRLLWLAHASTPRGALRLDAGAVRAVTERGSSLLPAGLTAVEGAFVAGDPVDLVDESGHAVARGLVNFDATELPRLLGRSTRDLARELGPAYEREVVHRDDLVLLRP; this is translated from the coding sequence GTGGTCGCGGCCCGCCGCGTCGTGGTCAAGGTCGGCTCCTCCTCGCTGACCACGGCGGCCGGCGGCCTCGACGCGGACCGGGTGGACGCCCTGGTCGACGTGCTGGCCAAGGCCCGCGGCGCCCGCGAGGTCGTGCTCGTTTCCTCCGGCGCCATCGCCGCCGGACTCGCCCCGCTCGGCCTGGACCGCAGGCCCCGGGACCTGGCCAGGCAGCAGGCCGCCGCCAGCGTCGGCCAGGGCCTGCTGGTGGCCCGCTACACCGCCTCCTTCGCCCGCTACGGCATCCGCGTCGGCCAGGTGCTGCTCACCTCCGACGACGTCAGCCGCCGCGCCCACTACCGCAACGCCTACCGCACCCTGGACCAGCTGCTGTCGATGGGCGCGCTGCCGGTGGTCAACGAGAACGACACGGTGGCCACCGACGAGATCCGCTTCGGCGACAACGACCGCCTCGCCGCCCTCGTCGCCCACCTGGTCCGCGCCGACCTGCTGGTGCTGCTCTCCGACGTCGACGGCCTGTACGACGGCGACCCGCGCACCCCCGGCGCCCGCCGGATCGCCGAGGTCAGGGGCCCGGCCGACCTGGACGGGGTGTCGATCGGCAGCGCCGGGCGGGCCGGCGTCGGCACCGGCGGCATGGTCACCAAGGTCGAGGCCGCGGGGATCGCCGCGGGCGCGGGCGTGCCCGTGGTGCTGACCTCCGCCGTGCACGCCGCGGACGCGCTCGCCGGACGCCCCACCGGCACCTACTTCCACCGCACCGGCAAGCGCGGCGCCGACCGGCTGCTGTGGCTGGCGCACGCCTCCACTCCGCGCGGCGCGCTGCGGCTGGACGCGGGCGCGGTCCGCGCGGTCACCGAGCGCGGCAGCTCGCTGCTGCCCGCCGGGCTCACCGCGGTCGAGGGCGCCTTCGTGGCCGGCGACCCCGTCGACCTGGTGGACGAGTCGGGCCACGCGGTGGCCCGCGGCCTGGTCAACTTCGACGCCACCGAGCTGCCGCGGCTGCTCGGCCGCTCCACCCGCGACCTGGCCAGGGAGCTGGGCCCGGCCTACGAGCGCGAGGTCGTGCACCGGGACGACCTGGTGCTGCTGCGCCCCTGA